One Kineococcus radiotolerans SRS30216 = ATCC BAA-149 DNA window includes the following coding sequences:
- a CDS encoding histidine phosphatase family protein produces MSILVVRHGQTEWSLSGQHTGSTDVPLTAAGEAQARGLAPVFAGRTLAAVLVSPRRRALRTAELAGLTSPAPTVDEDLVEWDYGGYEGRTTPEISAELGREWSVWHDGVVPGATPGETVHAVAARARAVLARAQAVQRAGAGGDVVLVAHGHFLRVLAATWLGLSPTAGALFALEAGTWGELGHEHARPVLVRWSVPPIG; encoded by the coding sequence GTGTCGATCCTCGTCGTCCGTCACGGCCAGACCGAGTGGAGCCTCTCGGGGCAGCACACCGGCAGCACCGACGTCCCGCTCACCGCGGCCGGCGAGGCGCAGGCCCGCGGGCTCGCCCCCGTCTTCGCCGGGCGCACCCTCGCCGCCGTCCTCGTCAGCCCCCGCCGGCGCGCCCTGCGCACCGCGGAGCTGGCCGGCCTGACCTCCCCGGCCCCCACGGTCGACGAGGACCTCGTGGAGTGGGACTACGGCGGGTACGAGGGCCGCACCACCCCGGAGATCTCCGCCGAGCTCGGCCGCGAGTGGTCGGTGTGGCACGACGGCGTCGTGCCCGGGGCCACGCCGGGGGAGACCGTCCACGCGGTGGCGGCGCGGGCCCGCGCGGTCCTCGCCCGGGCGCAGGCCGTCCAGCGCGCCGGCGCCGGGGGCGACGTCGTCCTCGTCGCCCACGGCCACTTCCTGCGCGTCCTGGCCGCCACCTGGCTGGGGCTCTCGCCCACGGCCGGTGCGCTGTTCGCGCTGGAGGCCGGGACGTGGGGCGAGCTCGGCCACGAGCACGCCCGCCCGGTCCTGGTGCGCTGGAGCGTTCCGCCGATCGGCTGA
- a CDS encoding beta-class carbonic anhydrase, with product MSRVDPFADVLTANAAYAETFVDDGRPGIAGSGLAVLTCMDSRISPLEVLGLEKGDAKILRNAGARVTDDVLRTLVLAHHLLGVQRVLVLAHTDCGMTKNTDADVHAKVLAQGVDSRSIEFRTIADQRATLVHDVQRIRSWPFLPPTMPVAGGVYDVRTGAIEMVVAADATAEEPPRLP from the coding sequence ATGTCGCGCGTGGATCCCTTCGCCGACGTCCTGACCGCCAACGCCGCCTACGCCGAGACCTTCGTCGACGACGGCCGCCCCGGCATCGCCGGGAGCGGGCTCGCCGTGCTGACGTGCATGGACTCGCGCATCTCCCCGCTGGAGGTGCTGGGCCTGGAGAAGGGGGACGCGAAGATCCTCCGCAACGCCGGGGCCCGGGTCACCGACGACGTCCTGCGCACCCTCGTCCTCGCCCACCACCTGCTCGGCGTGCAGCGGGTGCTCGTCCTGGCCCACACCGACTGCGGCATGACGAAGAACACCGACGCCGACGTCCACGCGAAGGTGCTGGCCCAGGGCGTGGACTCGCGCAGCATCGAGTTCCGGACCATCGCCGACCAGCGGGCGACCCTCGTCCACGACGTGCAGCGCATCCGGTCGTGGCCGTTCCTGCCGCCGACGATGCCGGTTGCCGGCGGGGTCTACGACGTGCGCACCGGGGCGATCGAGATGGTCGTCGCCGCCGACGCCACCGCGGAGGAACCGCCGCGGCTGCCCTGA
- a CDS encoding putative bifunctional diguanylate cyclase/phosphodiesterase — MSTAAPRDGRSPQDRVRFFGLLAGGIGFAVMLPQVLTADLPVGRRVVGVAALVLLVASAIATYRRRRPLPLDVLFVPVLTVLVGANLANSMATMSIYLDVVFSLALYGSHRRALALTVLMIAAIPASIGLHPVAFGHAVSWHGPEALGNLPQMALISVIVRVLVTALQAQEAAARRVALLAGTGQAFLGTRELPALHAQLHDAAAALCAFTPGLAVALAERTPTSARLLTTAGAVATDLGPGVPAEVLQRLAGLAGDDPRPPAGQPDPLTALAPGVRHWRAAALSGGGADVERFLLVGSPAPVRDGELVAFRTLVDQFTLAEASCASHARLSHRASHDELTGLPTRALFLERTIDAVDASVATGTGRASVLNIDLDDFKQVNDRHGHAGGDELLVEIGARMVQVCGPGSVVARFGGDEFAVLLPAALPLPEVHALAQALCARLVEPVHLSTAVVTVGASIGVASWQPPLTAHDLVRCADIAMYSAKARGKNRVEVFEAGRHGDIARHRLMEDHLASAVERGEVVVTYRPAVDLTTGRCVAVEAVPQWDHPTLGPLAAEEFLPLADRSGRLLAIGAHVLRTACADLAGWRTLPGAGEVRLAVDVTARQLTDPAFADLVLGAAGAAGVPLDALVLELVDAHDVEADTAHRQLRELAGRGVRVCVEGFTGGLDIGGALRSFPVHEVKVDGAAVLDPGARAGSGTVLQLATAVSAVLGLPLVAQDVDTPAQAELLRAAGVAAAQGRWVAPAMPRAALAGWLARPAGAVRAVPAG, encoded by the coding sequence GTGAGCACCGCCGCGCCCCGGGACGGGCGCAGTCCCCAGGACCGCGTCCGGTTCTTCGGGCTGCTCGCCGGGGGCATCGGCTTCGCGGTGATGCTCCCGCAGGTCCTCACCGCCGACCTGCCGGTGGGCCGCCGCGTCGTCGGCGTCGCGGCCCTGGTGCTGCTGGTGGCCTCCGCGATCGCCACCTACCGCCGTCGCCGGCCGCTGCCGCTGGACGTCCTCTTCGTGCCGGTGCTCACGGTGCTGGTGGGGGCCAACCTCGCCAACTCGATGGCCACCATGAGCATCTACCTCGACGTCGTGTTCTCCCTGGCGCTCTACGGCAGCCACCGCCGCGCGCTCGCCCTGACGGTCCTCATGATCGCCGCGATCCCCGCCTCGATCGGCCTGCACCCCGTCGCCTTCGGCCACGCCGTGTCCTGGCACGGGCCCGAGGCCCTCGGCAACCTGCCGCAGATGGCCCTCATCTCCGTCATCGTGCGCGTCCTCGTCACCGCCCTGCAGGCGCAGGAGGCCGCCGCCCGGCGCGTGGCCCTGCTGGCCGGCACCGGCCAGGCCTTCCTCGGCACCCGCGAGCTGCCCGCGCTGCACGCGCAGCTGCACGACGCCGCGGCGGCGCTGTGCGCGTTCACCCCCGGCCTCGCCGTGGCGCTCGCCGAGCGCACGCCCACCTCCGCGCGCCTGCTCACCACGGCCGGGGCGGTGGCGACCGACCTCGGCCCGGGCGTGCCGGCGGAGGTCCTCCAGCGCCTCGCGGGGCTGGCCGGGGACGACCCCCGTCCCCCCGCCGGGCAGCCCGATCCGTTGACCGCGCTCGCCCCCGGGGTGCGGCACTGGCGCGCGGCGGCCCTCAGCGGCGGCGGCGCCGACGTCGAGCGGTTCCTGCTCGTCGGGTCCCCCGCCCCCGTCCGCGACGGGGAGCTCGTCGCCTTCCGGACGCTGGTGGACCAGTTCACCCTCGCCGAGGCCAGCTGCGCCTCCCACGCCCGCCTGAGCCACCGGGCCAGCCACGACGAGCTGACCGGCCTGCCGACCCGCGCGCTGTTCCTGGAGCGCACCATCGACGCCGTGGACGCCTCGGTGGCCACCGGCACCGGCCGCGCGAGCGTCCTCAACATCGACCTCGACGACTTCAAGCAGGTCAACGACCGCCACGGCCACGCCGGCGGTGACGAGCTGCTCGTCGAGATCGGCGCCCGGATGGTGCAGGTCTGCGGCCCCGGCAGCGTCGTCGCGCGCTTCGGCGGGGACGAGTTCGCCGTGCTGCTGCCCGCCGCCCTGCCCCTGCCCGAGGTCCACGCCCTGGCCCAGGCGCTGTGCGCCCGCCTCGTCGAGCCCGTCCACCTCAGCACCGCCGTGGTGACCGTCGGCGCCAGCATCGGCGTGGCCTCCTGGCAGCCGCCGCTGACCGCCCACGACCTCGTGCGCTGCGCGGACATCGCGATGTACTCCGCCAAGGCCCGCGGCAAGAACCGGGTCGAGGTCTTCGAGGCCGGCCGGCACGGCGACATCGCCCGCCACCGCCTGATGGAGGACCACCTGGCCTCGGCCGTGGAGCGCGGGGAGGTCGTGGTGACCTACCGGCCCGCCGTCGACCTCACCACCGGCCGGTGCGTGGCGGTGGAGGCCGTCCCGCAGTGGGACCACCCCACCCTCGGCCCGCTGGCCGCGGAGGAGTTCCTGCCCCTGGCCGACCGCTCCGGGCGGCTCCTCGCCATCGGGGCGCACGTGCTGCGCACCGCGTGCGCCGACCTCGCCGGCTGGCGGACGCTGCCGGGGGCCGGCGAGGTCCGCCTCGCCGTCGACGTCACCGCCCGCCAGCTCACCGACCCGGCCTTCGCCGACCTCGTCCTGGGCGCCGCGGGCGCGGCGGGGGTCCCCCTCGACGCGCTGGTCCTCGAGCTGGTCGACGCCCACGACGTCGAGGCGGACACCGCCCACCGCCAGCTGCGCGAGCTCGCCGGGCGGGGGGTGCGCGTCTGCGTGGAGGGCTTCACCGGCGGCCTGGACATCGGCGGCGCGCTGCGGTCCTTCCCCGTGCACGAGGTGAAGGTCGACGGCGCCGCCGTGCTGGACCCCGGCGCGCGCGCCGGCAGCGGCACGGTGCTCCAGCTCGCGACGGCGGTCAGCGCCGTCCTCGGCCTGCCGCTGGTCGCCCAGGACGTGGACACGCCCGCGCAGGCGGAGCTGCTGCGCGCGGCCGGGGTCGCCGCCGCCCAGGGGCGCTGGGTCGCCCCGGCCATGCCGCGGGCCGCGCTCGCCGGGTGGCTGGCGCGGCCCGCCGGTGCGGTGCGGGCGGTCCCGGCCGGGTGA